One stretch of Arachis duranensis cultivar V14167 chromosome 1, aradu.V14167.gnm2.J7QH, whole genome shotgun sequence DNA includes these proteins:
- the LOC107474510 gene encoding uncharacterized protein LOC107474510, with translation MASEVNSLHDSATLSFSLQLKLSGTVFADSRGLFASVSDDHPGLVLVSQPLQEDNYASWCRSMRLVLSGKRKIGFIDGSLQKPDPTIHPVLAESLQCINDIVTTWLLNSISKDIAASVIYAGSAAVFWQDLETHFSQSNAPRIFELKRSLISLTQGSFSISQYFTKLKILWEEPNTFKPLVSCSCGGVKSIQTYLDQEYVILLLMGLMKIWQMLEAKSCYQIPSLQLAKFSLWSCKKRNEGHLLLLNLAITWHSQSSSL, from the exons ACTTTCCTTCTCATT GCAACTCAAACTCTCCGGCACAGTCTTCGCCGATTCTCGAGGCTTATTTGCTTCAGTGTCCGACGATCATCCAGGACTCGTGCTTGTTTCTCAGCCACTCCAAGAAGACAATTATGCTTCGTGGTGCAGATCGATGCGTCTTGTGTTGAGTGGCAAACGCAAGATTGGCTTCATTGATGGTTCTTTGCAGAAACCAGATCCAACTATTCATCCCGTGCTTGCAGAATCTTTGCAATGCATCAATGACATCGTCACGACGTGGTTGCTAAACTCGATCTCCAAGGACATTGCCGCGAGTGTGATCTACGCGGGTTCAGCCGCTGTCTTTTGGCAGGACCTGGAGACTCATTTCTCTCAAAGCAATGCACCTCGGATCTTTGAGCTGAAACGATCTCTCATATCACTGACCCAAGGCTCTTTCTCTATTTCACAATACTTCACGAAGTTGAAGATCCTTTGGGAAGAACCCAATACCTTCAAGCCTCTGGTCTCGTGCTCCTGCGGTGGTGTCAAATCAATTCAAACCTACCTCGATCAAGAATATGTCATTCTGCTCCTCATGGGGCTAATGAAAATTTGGCAAATGTTAGAAGCCAAATCTTGTTATCAGATCCCCTCCCTTCAATTGGCAAAGTTTTCTCTCTGGTCTTGCAAGAAGAGAAATGAAGGGCACTTACTTCTCCTCAACCTAGCCATCACATGGCATTCACAGTCAAGCAGTCTTTGA
- the LOC107474521 gene encoding uncharacterized mitochondrial protein AtMg00810-like encodes MDEELQAMEDTNNWSLVPLPAGKHTIGCRWVYKVKCKADGFVDRYKARLGAKGYTQQAGIDFNDKFSPVAKLTTVRVLLSLAAINKWSLLQIDAFRQWFCKFSSALLNHHFKQSRRDYSLFTYGSGDQIVYLLVYVDDIILASTSKDMLYNLQKLLESLFKLKILGDLKYFLGLELARLDEGILLSQRKYTLSILEDTNFAESKLTSLPMEPNLRLSSSDGELLKDPASYRRLIGRLMYLTILRPNITYTVSTLSQFLSQPHSAHLHALHHLLRYIRGTIGQGLLFSANSEKRLMAYVDANWADCPDTRQSVTGFCVFIGDSLVAWRSKKQATVSRSSTESEYRAMAVATAELTWLKGLLFDFQIDILSSMLFCDSQSAIHIASNPTFMRELSTYKWTATLCSKRWLRSLLGSFMFGRNIN; translated from the exons ATGGATGAAGAGCTTCAGGCCATGGAAGACACAAATAATTGGTCTTTGGTGCCCCTGCCTGCTGGCAAACACACCATTGGATGCAGATGGGTCTACAAAGTCAAATGCAAAGCCGATGGTTTTGTGGACAGATATAAAGCTAGACTCGGTGCAAAAGGATACACCCAACAAGCTGGTATAGACTTCAACGACAAATTCTCACCCGTGGCAAAACTCACTACTGTTCGAGTGCTTCTGTCGTTGGCAGCCATAAACAAATGGTCTTTGCTTCAAATAGAT GCTTTCCGTCAATGGTTTTGCAAATTCTCTTCAGCTTTGCTTAACCACCACTTCAAACAATCGAGGCGCGATTACTCCCTTTTCACCTATGGTAGTGGCGATCAAATAGTCTATCTCCTTGTATACGTCGATGATATTATCCTGGCCAGTACATCTAAGGACATGCTGTACAATTTGCAGAAGTTATTGGAATCGCTCTTCAAATTGAAGATTCTTGGTGATTTGAAGTATTTTTTGGGTTTGGAATTGGCAAGATTAGATGAGGGAATTCTTCTTAGCCAACGTAAGTACACCCTCAGCATCCTTGAAGATACCAATTTTGCTGAATCTAAGCTTACCTCTTTGCCTATGGAACCCAACCTAAGGCTTAGTAGCTCAGATGGGGAGTTGCTCAAGGATCCTGCAAGCTATAGAAGGCTTATAGGGAGATTGATGTACCTCACCATCTTGCGCCCGAACATCACCTACACTGTCTCCACCCTTAGCCAATTTCTGTCCCAACCTCACAGTGCACATCTTCATGCCCTTCATCATTTGCTGCGATACATTAGAGGCACTATAGGGCAAGGATTACTTTTTTCGGCAAACTCCGAGAAGAGACTAATGGCTTATGTGGATGCAAATTGGGCAGATTGCCCGGATACTAGACAGAGTGTCACTGGGTTCTGTGTGTTCATTGGAGATTCCCTTGTTGCATGGCGATCGAAAAAGCAGGCCACAGTCTCCAGATCATCTACAGAATCCGAGTATCGGGCCATGGCAGTAGCTACTGCTGAACTCACATGGCTGAAAGGCCTCCTGTTTGACTTTCAAATTGATATTCTCTCTTCTATGCTGTTTTGTGACTCTCAATCTGCTATTCACATAGCATCCAATCCCACTTTCATGAGAGAACTAAGCACATACAAGTGGACTGCCACTTTGTGCTCGAAAAGGTGGTTACGAAGTTTATTAGGCTCATTCATGTTTGGACGCAACATCAACTAG